The following coding sequences lie in one Spirosoma sp. KUDC1026 genomic window:
- a CDS encoding GLPGLI family protein → MKYYSYIVGIVGLVSSTVYAQSPVSGKITYEGMRQIDRSQMRMVINGREVSPGSADAPEGMPETISFTQKLVFAGNLAKEERDRQPGMMFRRQMGDGSPGGAEGAGGPPAGAPAGDNEGRNRGRNRQMNFPMEQQTYLDLANRQRIEVMTLKKDSTAQTYMTAKPLPAATDWKDSDKTKKIAGYVCHKATATHRKMPYTIWYTTDLPLTYSPVADLTPPKGVVLLIESDNESYKATNVSMEAVADASIQPPKDAKTVSSEEMEQLRRKAMADFRQRMMQNMPFNGAGRN, encoded by the coding sequence ATGAAATACTACAGCTATATCGTCGGTATCGTCGGGCTAGTTAGTTCGACAGTATACGCGCAGTCGCCCGTTTCGGGTAAAATTACGTACGAAGGCATGCGCCAAATCGATCGTTCGCAGATGCGGATGGTCATAAACGGCCGGGAAGTGAGCCCTGGTAGCGCTGATGCGCCGGAAGGTATGCCCGAAACGATCTCGTTTACGCAAAAGCTGGTATTTGCCGGTAACCTGGCGAAGGAAGAACGTGATCGGCAACCGGGTATGATGTTCCGGCGGCAGATGGGTGACGGCAGTCCCGGTGGCGCGGAAGGGGCAGGTGGCCCACCGGCCGGAGCTCCGGCTGGTGACAATGAGGGCAGGAATCGGGGCCGAAACCGGCAGATGAACTTCCCAATGGAGCAGCAGACCTACCTGGATCTGGCCAATCGGCAACGTATCGAGGTGATGACGTTGAAAAAAGATTCTACGGCCCAGACGTACATGACGGCCAAACCGCTGCCTGCCGCAACTGACTGGAAAGACAGCGACAAGACCAAGAAAATAGCGGGTTACGTATGCCATAAAGCAACGGCTACGCACCGCAAAATGCCCTACACGATCTGGTACACAACCGACCTGCCTTTAACCTATTCGCCCGTCGCCGATCTGACACCACCCAAGGGGGTTGTACTGCTGATCGAGTCAGACAATGAATCGTATAAGGCTACCAACGTATCAATGGAAGCGGTTGCCGACGCGTCGATTCAGCCACCTAAAGACGCGAAGACGGTGTCGTCGGAAGAGATGGAACAGCTTCGTCGGAAAGCCATGGCCGATTTCCGGCAGCGGATGATGCAAAATATGCCGTTTAACGGAGCGGGAAGAAACTAA